CTAGTCCGGTATAGAGGGAAGGATCGTCACCAAGCCAAGTCAAGTCACTGCCCTGACCGGTCATTTCCCCTTTATAAAGTGCGCCGTAAGAGTTCCCGAAGTTGCGTTCCAGATAAGCGTCGCCGATCTGTTCCACCGCGAGGTAGAAGCCCTTCAGTTCATTATTGACGTACACATTGACGAAGGAATATTTCGGCGTTGGAAGTTCGACACTCTCAGCGAGCTCATAGGTTAGAAATTCTCGCATATAAGAAGCATCGCTGTAATTTTTTTTTAGGTTGATCTTTGTGATGCCAAATAAATTCTGGTTCACATATTCATCAAAAGAAATTTTGAAGCTGTAGCGGTCAGAGTCCGTCATCTGTACTACACTTCTGAGACTGAGATTTCCTTTGGTTCGTACGGCTACGTTATCGAATTTAATCCCGTTGTACTCAACGGATGCGGTTTTATATTCTTCCGCGCTGGCATTATCCAGCATATCCTGAAAATCATCCGGGTCTAAAGTGATTTTGACATCGACGACCTTGTCTTTTGGAAAGACCTGCTCGTCTAGACTTTTCTCGTCGCTCGAGACTTTCTTTTCCTGAGAATCTGTTGCAGTTTCGTTTGTTGCAGATGGACTTGCGTTCTGGCACCCAGCTACAGCGATGACCAGCAGCAGGCAACCAAGACTCAGCAGGATAGACTTACCTCTTGCTTTCATCTTATTGTGTTTAGGATACATAGTCGCCGCTATAGCTGATTAGAAGTGCATTTTTGACTCCCTTTAGGTCGGAGACTGTGTTGACAAATCCACCTACTTTATCATCCAGACGGAGCTCGAGTGTTTTTTCAATATTGTTTGCGGATACTGTTTTTTGCTTCACGTTGTAACGTTTCACGGATTTGGTGATATGGTTGTGTACTTCACGTTCGCTCTCGTCGCTATCGCAGTTAATGACTAGCAAGTATGGTGTTTCGATAGAAGAATGTTTGATGAACAGGAACAGAATTAGACCGATGATGATTGAACCAACAATAGCCAAAGTGAAGAAGCCTGCGCCAGTTACGATCCCTGCGACTGCTGCCCAGAATAAGAAGATTAGATCTGTTGGATCTTTGATCGGCGTTCTGAAACGAACGATGGACAATGCGCCGACCATACCGAGGGACAGAACAAGGTTAGAGTTGATGGCAATAATGACAGTGGCTGTAATCATGGTCATACCCATTAGGGAGACATTGAAGCTTTTGGAGTATAACACTCCGCTAAATACACGTTTGTAGAGCAGATAAATAAAGTAGCCAATCAGAAAAGCCACGCCTAACGTGATGAGCATTTTCGAGATGCTTATATCGGAGACAAAGTTGTCAATCACCGAGTTTTTAATGATATCTGTAAAAGTATTTGTGGTTGTATCTGTTGTTGCGGTTGCTGCTAGTGTTGCTAGTGATGCATTCATAATCAATAATCCTCCCAAGTGTTGGTTTTTAAGAATTTGCGGCAGATCACGTATTTTGAAGCGGACTTTCTGTTCAGCCCCTCTAACTGCAGCGCAATTTTAATGTATTCCGGAATGTACTCATCGAATTTCACTTCAAAAATAATGAAGTTCTCATCAATCGCCCGAATCGGATGCAAATCCTTATCAAAAATATCCGTCGAATGCAATCCGGTACGTAATTCCTTATCGAACGTGATTCGCACATTGCCGTTGTGGCAAACATAGGGCTCGCGAACGTAATCCACGATGACCTTCGGCCGAAGCAGGTTATGACGCATCTGATTGTATAACTCCATGAACAGTGGACTGTCCGGGACATTCAGCACCTCATAGTTGCCTGCCATGATCTCGTTGTACATTTGACGGGTCAGTGGCTCTTTGATTTTGGCGATATAATCGTCCATTTTGATTTTTTTCTCAAAGTGAATGCTATTGTCTTGAATGTTGTAGATACGAATACGATATTTGGCGCGTTCTCTGAGACCTCCGAGTTTATCGGCAAGCGCCGTGTTGTTGATGTCGTCAAAATACAAACTTCGAATATGATATTCGCCACACTCATTGGCGTGCTGGTCTGTATCAATCAAGCTCTGTAATCGCTGGCGCAATATAAGGTATAGATGATAGTTAATGAAGAATTTTAGCTCATGCCGGAATTGAAGCTTGTTACTCATTTTCCCACCTCGTTTCTATCTCTATCTCTGTCGTTAGCTAACCTTCTTGCACAACTAATTCTAGGAGACAGACCTTATGCTTAACTTAAAATAGACTGAATGTTAGCTGAATGTTTACACTGCGTTAACAAAAGTATGGAGATATAGATTTGACTTCTGACTTTCTAGAAGGCTATCTTAGTTAGAAGACTAGAGAGAAGACTTAAGGAGGAACCATGATGAAAGACTATAAATTCGCCATCATCCTAGGGGTAGTAGTGATTATTCTGATCTTGGTGGCTGTTGGGATGGAGTGGTTCAAATCCGGGAGCTCCGCGAAATCATCAGCCCCGTATGATCTTGTTACCACCTTTAAGGGTGATGCGGGAAAGAGTCGTGCATTTACTTGGTATACTAGCGATTCCAATGCCGCAGGAGTTCTGGAGTTGGTAAAGGGACAGGCGTCCTCTTTTGCAAATTTAGATGTGATTAGGGTAAACGCAAATAGTAACTCCATAAAAACAGACAATGGTTCCAGAGGTGTTCATAAAACGGAGGCTACGGGACTTGAGCCTGGGACGTTGTATTCTTACAGAGTGGGCAGTGGCGTTGAGGGGGAATGGAGTACAGTTGCGGAATTCACCACGGAAGAGACAGGACTAGATAGTGTTACATTTATCAACGTTACGGATTCCCAAGGGGAGACAACGAATGATTTTAAACTGTGGGGGAAGACATTAGGCAAGGCTTTGCAGACCTTTCCAGAGGCCAAGTTTATTGTGCATAACGGTGACTTAACGGAGAACCCGGAGGATTCTGCGGGCTGGGATCAATTTTTTGGAAACGTGCAAGGCTTGATTTCTGGGATACCCTTAATGCCTGTTACAGGAAATCATGATGAGGTGGATGACGATGTGAAGGATTTTACTTCCCATTTCAACCTGCCAGATAACGGGGCAAAAGGTTCTATTGCAGGCACCTCGTATTCCTTCGATTACGGTCCTGTACATGTATCTGTATTGAATACGGAGAGCAATTTGAAAAAACAAGCCGAGTGGCTGAAGCGAGATTTGAAGAACACAGATAAGGAATGGAAAATCGTTGCGATGCACCGTCCGGCGTACGGGGGGAATTCATATAAGAAGGTTGAAGATTGGACGGATATTTTTGATGCGTATGAGGTCGATTTGGTGCTGCAGGGTCATAATCATGAGTACTCCAGATCCTTCCCGTTACGGGCTGGGAAAATCGTCCCTGAAGGTGAGAATCCGGTAGGTGCTAAAAGAGGTACGGTATATGTTGTGACCAATGCATCTGGTGGGAAGTTTAATGAGAAAAAAGAAGATCAGTTCTACCATAAAGTTCACATTCAAAACTACAAGCAAATGTTCGCAGGGATTAGCGTTTCCGGTAATACATTAACGTATCAGGCATATGATGTGGATGGTAAGATGCTGGATGAATTTGTGCTTACGAATTAAGTAGTAGTAACTTTCTTCGCCGTTAGGGTGGACTTATATCTTCGAGAAACAGATGCCATCTCAAAAAGAGGCATCTTTTTTTTGAAATAGAAGGATAATTTATATGCTTACGCTATAAATTATCCTTCTATTTCTCGCTTAAAGGTTTACCGTCCTTATAGGGACGTCGAAGGCGTTAGCTAGAGAGTAATTAGGGAAAACTCCCTGAAAATAGCCGATGTAAGCTTTAAATGAACAAAAACAGGGAATTCCTCCCTATATATCAGGGTAGTTTCTTTATTTTCCAGCAAATCAGCTAAATTATAGGGAGGTTTTCCGTAATTATTCTATCGGCGCTGTTTTGTGTTGTTATAACGTTTGACCACTATCTACAGCAATGATCTGTCCGGTTATGGCTTCCTGTTCCAGTGTTGCGCAGACAAATTGAGCGATATCTTCAGCAGATGAAATTCGTTGGAGCAGCAGATTAGGTGCTAATTTATGCATCTGCTCTTCTCGTCCAGACCACCATCTGGTAGCAACGGCTCCCGGTGCGACACAGTTAACTCTAATATTAGGAGCCAGTGTGTGGGCTAGAGATTTCGTAAGACCATGAACAGCAGCTTTGGAGACGGCATAAGGGAGGGATGAGCCTAAGCCAGTTTGTCCGGCGATGCTGCCGAGATTGACGATGGCGCCTGAGCCTCTCTGGTTCATATATGGCGCAACCGCTCTGGCGCAGAAGAACATTCCTTTCACATTTACATCATAAAGCTCATCCCATACTTCCTCTGTTGCTTTTTCCAGATCCCCTAGCGCAATATGTTTAGTAATACTGGCGTTATTCACCAGCAGATCTATCGTCTCAAAATGCTGAATAATCGAATCGACCATACTCCGTACCTCCTGATCCTTAGAAACATCGGCTTGTAATGCTATGGCTTGCCCCCCTTGATTTATAATCGTATTCACGGTTTCATTGGCTTCTACCTCGGATCTAGAATAGTTCACTGCAACACGTGCTCCGCGTCGGGCTAATTCCAGACTTACAGCCTTGCCAATTCCCGTACCTCCACCAGTTACTAATGCTACTTTATTGTTGAGATCCATCCTTACTCACTCCTTAGGTTGGCGTATGTTGTTGATATAGAGTATTCTATAGTGATTATTGGATTTCGTATAATTGAATAAAATGAAGGTTTGGTTCAATTTATTTGAACTAAGTAGTGGAGGTCACTAAAATGGATCTGAAAACAATAAAAACCTTTCAAACGATCGTGATTTCAGGAAGCTTTAACCGTGCAGCAGAGGAATTGAATTATGCCCAATCAACAGTTACCATGCAAATGCAGAGGCTTGAATCCGACTTAGGCTGTCAATTGCTTGAGCGTGGAAAACAAATCAGCTTAACAGAAGCTGGTAGATTGTTTTATGAACAGAGCTTACATATCGTTAAGGACATGGAGCGGCTTCAGAGCCGTTTGGCTGATTTGAAAATTGGCGAGGCTGGCAACGTCCGCATAGGGGTAACAGATCCGACGGCGAGCTATCGTTTACCGCAGCTGTTAAGTAGTTTTATGGCGCAGTTTCCGAAAGTAAAAGTCTCCGTGGAGATAGCGGGAACCGCAGCACTCAGTGAACTACTTTTGCGAGGCGAAATTGATATGGCTGTATGTTCAGCGCCAGAGCTGGGTAAGGAGCTTTATTTTGAACCCTTATTTACGGAGGAATTTGTGTTATTAATGCCAGAAGAGCATCCGCTAGCTTCCAAGGAGAATATCACCCCGGAGGATTTACAGAATCATCGGTTACTTATTACGGCAGCAAACTGTCCTTATCGAAAAAAATTAGAAAGTGTGCTACAGGAATCAGGTGGAACGCCATTCGATACTATGGAGATTGGAAGCATGACGGCTCTGAAATATTTTGTGGAAAGTGATTTAGGTGTCGCTCTTGTCCCTGAGATAGTGCTGAATCCGGCTCCTGTCGGAACGGTGGTGCGGAAGCTGGAGGGAAAGGTTATTGATATGAGCTGCGGTATCCTATGTAAACTTTCGGATTATCCGCTCAAGCTAGCGAGCTCCAGATTGTATCATTTTTTAAAGCAGGAGCTAACCGCGACAAGGATATTTTGAATTTTAAACGAATTGTATGTATTAGGAAAAAATAGAGAGGGCGGTGCTTGATGTTTTTAAGGAGAAAATTCAGTTTCTGGTTTTCGATTATTAGTATCATCATCTGTCTGGGTGATTATTTGGGGATTGAGATCGCAAACATCATTCTTGTACGACTTAATCCAATTATAGATACGCTGATCTTCATGAAGCCCTTTGCAAACTGGATGGTTGATGTTAATAATACGGAATGGGCTGCAAGCAGTATATTAATCAGCGTCAGATTTCCCACGTATGTAATTCATTTTGGGACGTTCCTGATTTTAGGACTTCTTATAGATTATCTTATACATATATTTAAACAGAAGTAAAAAAGCGAGCAGTATTAGCCGAGATGAGGAAAGGTGAGAAGAGATGAGCGGAGCAGAGGGGAAGCTTGAGTTGGAGAGGATTGTTTTTATTGGGAGGACCTTTGAAGAGTACTTACGGATGTTTAATCTGAAGGAATCAGATCTCGTAGGTCAGCGGATACTTGATTGCCCAGCGGGCGCTTGTTCTTTTACAGCTATAGCGAATCAGCTTGGTGGTGATATAACGGCTGCAGATATCGCTTATTTTCACTCAACGGATGAACTTGCGGACAAAGGTGTTCAAGATATTGAGCATGCTATGTTTGAGCTGGAAAAGGTACAGGATAACTTTGTGTGGGACTACTTCAAGTCTATAGAGGATCTGACACAAGCGAGGAGTAAGGCTTTAAACGATAACATCAAGGATCAGAGACAAAACCCGGAGCGATATGTTCCTGTGGTTTTACCGGATCTGCCGTTTAATGATGAGGCTTTCGATCTGACGTTGTCTGCACACTTCCTGTTTATGTATAGTGATCGGCTGGACTATGATTTTCATCTAAGGACCGTTAATGAACTTATGCGGGTGACGAAAGGGGAGCTTCGTATTTTTCCATTAGTTGATCTGTCCTGCAAAAGATATGCGCATTTAGATCGTTTTATAGATGAGCTGGTTCGCCAAGGTTTCGCTGTGGAGGAGATGGAGGTTCCTTATGAATTTCAAAAAGGGGCAAATCAGATGCTAAGAATTAGAAGAATGAAGCCATAAGATAGATAGCTATAGTTTGTTAAAAAACACACGAGGGTGTCCCTAAGCCTTTTCATCGCTTTGGGGACACCCTCGTTTTTAAATATAGCCCTATAAAAAATTACGCCACTCTCTCTTTAAGCTCTGCTACATAACAAGCAATTCCAAGTACCAGACCGAGTCTTACCAGAACCGCGCCGACCCATGGCAGCGAAGTAATCGCCAGATGAGAAATGACCCATCCACCGATGAAGGCACCTGTTGCGTTTCCGAGATTACCTGCGGAGTGGCTGGTTGTAGAAGCAAGTGCGGGAGCGGCCTGAGCCAGACTCATAATCCGTATTTGCAGACCTGGCATACCGCGAAGGAGACCATACCCCAGAAGAATATTGTAATTACCGCAGCAACTGGACTGTGCATCGTGAAGGAAAAGATCGTAAGGATGACACTGACTGCAAAATAAAGTCCCACGATAGAAGGCATCAGCTTCCAATCTGCAAGCTTCCCACCAACGATATTCCCGATGGTTACCCCACAGCCGAAGAGAACTAAAATCCATGTCACGCTATGCTCGGCAAATCCGGTCACCTGCTCAAGCAGTGATGCAATATAAGTGAACACCGTAAACAAGCTGGCGTTACCAAGCGCACCGATCAGTAAAAATAGAAGCAGTTTAGGATTAGCTAGCGCAGAAATTTGCTGGATTACACTAGCTGGTTTGTCTTGGTTAATCTTTGGAATGAAAATAAGAATGCCGATTAGTGCAGCGACTCCCATGACTGCAATCGCAGCAAATGAGGCGCGCCAGCCCATATTTTGCCCAATAAATGTCCCTAGAGGAACACCGACGATATTAGCAATCGTTAGACCCGCCATCATTATGGATACGGCTCCGGCCCGCCTATTGGGTTTGACCAGATTAGAAGCGATCACTGCGCCAACGCCAAAGAAAGTCCCATGTGTTAAAGCTGTAATAATACGAGCTACCATGAGAACGGCATAGTTTGGAGCAATGACAGAGATTCCGTTGCCAAGAATAAATAAAACCATGACCAGGC
The window above is part of the Paenibacillus sp. FSL K6-0276 genome. Proteins encoded here:
- a CDS encoding DUF4956 domain-containing protein; the protein is MNASLATLAATATTDTTTNTFTDIIKNSVIDNFVSDISISKMLITLGVAFLIGYFIYLLYKRVFSGVLYSKSFNVSLMGMTMITATVIIAINSNLVLSLGMVGALSIVRFRTPIKDPTDLIFLFWAAVAGIVTGAGFFTLAIVGSIIIGLILFLFIKHSSIETPYLLVINCDSDESEREVHNHITKSVKRYNVKQKTVSANNIEKTLELRLDDKVGGFVNTVSDLKGVKNALLISYSGDYVS
- a CDS encoding metallophosphoesterase family protein, which produces MMKDYKFAIILGVVVIILILVAVGMEWFKSGSSAKSSAPYDLVTTFKGDAGKSRAFTWYTSDSNAAGVLELVKGQASSFANLDVIRVNANSNSIKTDNGSRGVHKTEATGLEPGTLYSYRVGSGVEGEWSTVAEFTTEETGLDSVTFINVTDSQGETTNDFKLWGKTLGKALQTFPEAKFIVHNGDLTENPEDSAGWDQFFGNVQGLISGIPLMPVTGNHDEVDDDVKDFTSHFNLPDNGAKGSIAGTSYSFDYGPVHVSVLNTESNLKKQAEWLKRDLKNTDKEWKIVAMHRPAYGGNSYKKVEDWTDIFDAYEVDLVLQGHNHEYSRSFPLRAGKIVPEGENPVGAKRGTVYVVTNASGGKFNEKKEDQFYHKVHIQNYKQMFAGISVSGNTLTYQAYDVDGKMLDEFVLTN
- a CDS encoding LysR family transcriptional regulator; this translates as MDLKTIKTFQTIVISGSFNRAAEELNYAQSTVTMQMQRLESDLGCQLLERGKQISLTEAGRLFYEQSLHIVKDMERLQSRLADLKIGEAGNVRIGVTDPTASYRLPQLLSSFMAQFPKVKVSVEIAGTAALSELLLRGEIDMAVCSAPELGKELYFEPLFTEEFVLLMPEEHPLASKENITPEDLQNHRLLITAANCPYRKKLESVLQESGGTPFDTMEIGSMTALKYFVESDLGVALVPEIVLNPAPVGTVVRKLEGKVIDMSCGILCKLSDYPLKLASSRLYHFLKQELTATRIF
- a CDS encoding SDR family NAD(P)-dependent oxidoreductase, whose translation is MDLNNKVALVTGGGTGIGKAVSLELARRGARVAVNYSRSEVEANETVNTIINQGGQAIALQADVSKDQEVRSMVDSIIQHFETIDLLVNNASITKHIALGDLEKATEEVWDELYDVNVKGMFFCARAVAPYMNQRGSGAIVNLGSIAGQTGLGSSLPYAVSKAAVHGLTKSLAHTLAPNIRVNCVAPGAVATRWWSGREEQMHKLAPNLLLQRISSAEDIAQFVCATLEQEAITGQIIAVDSGQTL
- a CDS encoding polyphosphate polymerase domain-containing protein — translated: MSNKLQFRHELKFFINYHLYLILRQRLQSLIDTDQHANECGEYHIRSLYFDDINNTALADKLGGLRERAKYRIRIYNIQDNSIHFEKKIKMDDYIAKIKEPLTRQMYNEIMAGNYEVLNVPDSPLFMELYNQMRHNLLRPKVIVDYVREPYVCHNGNVRITFDKELRTGLHSTDIFDKDLHPIRAIDENFIIFEVKFDEYIPEYIKIALQLEGLNRKSASKYVICRKFLKTNTWEDY
- a CDS encoding SAM-dependent methyltransferase, coding for MSGAEGKLELERIVFIGRTFEEYLRMFNLKESDLVGQRILDCPAGACSFTAIANQLGGDITAADIAYFHSTDELADKGVQDIEHAMFELEKVQDNFVWDYFKSIEDLTQARSKALNDNIKDQRQNPERYVPVVLPDLPFNDEAFDLTLSAHFLFMYSDRLDYDFHLRTVNELMRVTKGELRIFPLVDLSCKRYAHLDRFIDELVRQGFAVEEMEVPYEFQKGANQMLRIRRMKP